AAAAAACCCCGAAGCCTATCCCTGCTTTTTGAAGATGCACCACTCAAAAAATTGCTCAGGACATATGTAGATACCCGAATGGATAAATTTCTGAAATTAATTCGGGATAATCAGATACCAATATGTCTTGATTTACAGAGGAAGGTCAGAAGTCAGGATGTAAGACTTACTTTTTGTGATTCAGAAACCAAACCACTTTTATTCTTTCGCAGAACCCAAACAGGTATTCACTACAGTATGCAACTTCAGTCCGGAGAGAAAACTTACAGTCCGTTTGGGCAGTCTTTACTGCTTGTTACTGATTTGCCGGGGTGGATAATTTCAGATAACGAGATTTCACAATTGGAAAGTATCAATACCAATAAACTGAGACCTTTTCTGACGAAAGAAACTGTTTTCATAAATGACAAACTGACCAAAGAGTATTTTGAAAAGTTTATTGTTGAACTTCTCGGGCAGGCGGAAGTGGAAACGGAAGGATTTGAAGTCATCAAAAATAATACGATTACTTCTGCAAGTCTGAAAACTACAATGGATATCCTGACGGGTAAATGGGTCATTGAAATCTATTTTTTTTATGACAGTGCAAGGTTTAATTATGCCGATGTTTCCAGAAAAAAAACCAAACTGCATATTTCTGAAAGCGGAGAAATCACCGTTATCCAGCATCTGAGAAACGAAGCCGAAGAAGAAAATTATGTTGGAAGGTTATTGCAGGAAGGATTTTCAAAATCAAATACCAAACGATTTGAAACACAAAGTAATGACAGTTTTGATGCCCTTCATCAGATTGCCAAACAAAAATTATTGCTCGAAGCAGCATTTAGTGTAGAACCTATTAACATCGACGAAAAGAAAATTACTTTAGCCTCGTGCAACGTAATAGCAAGTGTTTCATTAAAAAATGATTGGTTTGATCTGAATGGCTCCCTTTTGATCGACGAAGTTGCATACCCGTTAAAATCATTTTTTTATAATATCCGACATAACAATCCTTTTTACAAATTGAAGGACGGAACATTTGTCATTTTGCCTGATTATCTGATGGCTCAGTACGGCGACATTGCAGCGATGGGTTCGGAATCCGGTGACCATTGGCGCTTGCCCAAGTCTAACTATACTTTATTGGAACAAATTGAAGGCATTGATTTATCAAAAAAGATGATTGTCAAAAATGAAGAAATAGAGTATCAGCCTTCAGAACGACTGAAAGCAACACTACGTCCCTATCAGATAGATGGGGTCAAATGGTTGCTGAGTCATTACCGCAATAATCTGGGTGCCTGTCTTGCGGATGATATGGGACTGGGAAAAACCCTGCAGGTCATCGCATTGCTGACCTCTGTTAAAGATGAATTGAAAAGCAATCAGATTTCTGTACAAACAGGAATGCAGATGGACTTATTTTCAGAAACTTCTCACCAGTCATTGTCGCCGCTTCAGACTTTGATCGTTCTGCCATCTTCTTTGGTGTTCAACTGGGCAGAGGAGTTAAGAAAATTTGCTCCATCGCTGCACGTGTGCAGGCATGTGGGTCCGGGCAGGCAGAAAGATAAAAGAGTGTTGGGTACTTACGACATCATACTGACCACTTATCAGACCTTATTATCGGATATTAACCTGATGAGTGACATGGAATTTAATTATGTGGTATTGGACGAAAGTCAGCAAATTCGTAACCGGAACTCTCAGATATTCAAAGCTATTCATCAATTAAATACTAAAAACAAAATCTCTCTGAGTGGTACACCCATTGAGAATTCGCTGGCAGATTTATGGTCACAGATGCAGTTTATCAACAGAGATATATTGGGAACATACACCTATTTTAATACTAATTTTCAAAAACCAATCGAAAAAGGAAAGAGTGAAATCGCTGTTGAAAAACTAAAAACGATCGTTCAGCCCTTTATCCTCCGTCGTACTAAAGAACAGGTGGCTCCTGACCTGCCCGAATTGAGTGAACAGATATATTACTCGGAAATGACGCCGGAACAGACCAAAAGATTTGAAGAAGAAAAATCTGCAGCCAGAAATTTTTTAATGGGCATTCATAAGTCAGATAATAAATACCGGTTTCATGTATTTGCAACCCTGACAAAACTACGGCTTATTGCCAATCATCCGGTGCTCTCGGATGCTGTGTATGACGGTCAGTCCGGAAAGTTTAATGATGTGACCTTTAAACTAAGGGAGTTGACGCAGGCAGGACATAAAGTTCTGGTTTTTTCATCTTTCAAAACACATCTCAGAATTTATAAAAACTGGCTTGAAACAGAAAATATCCGGTATGTGGCATTAACAGGAGACACCTTGGCAGAAGAAAGGCGTAAAGCGGTATCTGAATTTCAGAATAATGCCGACGTCTCTGTTTTTCTGATCACACTTAAAGCCGGCGGTACAGGTCTGAATCTGACAGCGGCAGATTATGTATTTATTCTGGACCCCTGGTGGAATCCCTTCATTGAAAAACAAGCAGTCGCCAGAGCACACCGCATCGGACGAGCCAATCCCGTGATGGTGACCCGATTTATCAGCAAAGCTTCTATAGAAGAGAAAATCATGATCCTTCAGGAAAAGAAAAAGAAACTCTCAGATGAGATCATCGAAATCAACGAAATGCCGGATTGGGTTGGGGAGGATCTCGGTCTGATCTTTGAATAACTTGACGTCAATTCATGAAATCAGGTATTTATGTCATTGTCCTGAAAGGGCAAAATATTAAAAGCGACTGATGAAGTACGTCGCTTTTAAGGATGTATATGATTGTTTTTGGCGATATTTTTGCCTGGAAGATGCAAAAATAGTGAGAAAACTTCTCTTCTACTTTCGCTTTAAATAATTACCAAAATCAGATATAAATCCCGATACCTACGGATATCCTCGATATACGGGATTGAACTCTTGTATTTTGCCCGTTGAAGTAATACATGTCACCCGTTTTGTTAAATTCCGTTTCATACTTCAGGTTGATCATGATATGATTATTCAGGTCAATTCCTCCTGTAAACTGAAATCCGCAATGAACATTTCTTCGTTTTCGGGTGAGCAGGGAGTTTTGGCTGATGTGATTGGTTTCGTCCAAAATAAATTCAAACGTTGGCCCCACACCTATTCTGAACATGCCTAAATCTACTCCGGCGGCTACCGGCACAAACAACACATTTCGGGATTCATCTATGACTCTGACAGTTCGTTCTCCTTCCATAAAACTCTGAACATTATAACTTGCTTTATTGATTCTGTAAAGTGCCTCAGCATTCAGAAATAAATTGCCATAATTGTTGAAAAGTCCTATACCGAAAGAATATTGATTACTGTGGCTCGCCATTGAAAAATTGTA
The genomic region above belongs to Saprospiraceae bacterium and contains:
- a CDS encoding SNF2 helicase associated domain-containing protein, whose product is MNQSSRYEIVYSLSSPDVQGLMLPLAYIVEKDKNELPGYLRAQAKEENCLSYGIQIDGPHSLLLKLCEELTIESIEKNFNRNQKKPRSLSLLFEDAPLKKLLRTYVDTRMDKFLKLIRDNQIPICLDLQRKVRSQDVRLTFCDSETKPLLFFRRTQTGIHYSMQLQSGEKTYSPFGQSLLLVTDLPGWIISDNEISQLESINTNKLRPFLTKETVFINDKLTKEYFEKFIVELLGQAEVETEGFEVIKNNTITSASLKTTMDILTGKWVIEIYFFYDSARFNYADVSRKKTKLHISESGEITVIQHLRNEAEEENYVGRLLQEGFSKSNTKRFETQSNDSFDALHQIAKQKLLLEAAFSVEPINIDEKKITLASCNVIASVSLKNDWFDLNGSLLIDEVAYPLKSFFYNIRHNNPFYKLKDGTFVILPDYLMAQYGDIAAMGSESGDHWRLPKSNYTLLEQIEGIDLSKKMIVKNEEIEYQPSERLKATLRPYQIDGVKWLLSHYRNNLGACLADDMGLGKTLQVIALLTSVKDELKSNQISVQTGMQMDLFSETSHQSLSPLQTLIVLPSSLVFNWAEELRKFAPSLHVCRHVGPGRQKDKRVLGTYDIILTTYQTLLSDINLMSDMEFNYVVLDESQQIRNRNSQIFKAIHQLNTKNKISLSGTPIENSLADLWSQMQFINRDILGTYTYFNTNFQKPIEKGKSEIAVEKLKTIVQPFILRRTKEQVAPDLPELSEQIYYSEMTPEQTKRFEEEKSAARNFLMGIHKSDNKYRFHVFATLTKLRLIANHPVLSDAVYDGQSGKFNDVTFKLRELTQAGHKVLVFSSFKTHLRIYKNWLETENIRYVALTGDTLAEERRKAVSEFQNNADVSVFLITLKAGGTGLNLTAADYVFILDPWWNPFIEKQAVARAHRIGRANPVMVTRFISKASIEEKIMILQEKKKKLSDEIIEINEMPDWVGEDLGLIFE